The following coding sequences lie in one Arachis ipaensis cultivar K30076 chromosome B05, Araip1.1, whole genome shotgun sequence genomic window:
- the LOC107643746 gene encoding phosphatidylinositol 4-kinase gamma 5 (The sequence of the model RefSeq protein was modified relative to this genomic sequence to represent the inferred CDS: added 34 bases not found in genome assembly) produces the protein MSRKLESPVQTQMAVAVIRSPLSREYHGNQTVGVGGGRQPAGRRRVFVQTEKGCVLGMELDRSDNAHTVKRRLQIALNVPIEESSLTFGDKVLKNDLSAVRNDSPLLLTRNLMHRSSSTPCLSPSGRDIQQRDKSGPIEILGQSSHLDRMKHMVNDISKAIKMGIDPVPVHSGLGGAYYFRNSKGESVAIVKPTDEEPFAPNNPKGFVGKALGQPGLKRSVRVGETGFREVAAYLLDYDHFANVPPTALVKVTHSIFNVNDEVNGNNFSRKRLVSKIASCQQFIPHDFDASDHGTSSFPVASVHRIGILDIRILNTDRHAGNLLVRKLDSTGAFGEVELIPIDHGLCLPETLEDPYFEWIHWPQASIPFSEDELAYIENLDPVRDCDMLQMELPMIREACLRVLVLCTIFLKEAAAYGLCLAEIGEMMTREFRRGEEEPSELEVVCLEARKLLAETEELSPRSEPGDIEFQFDIDYDEDGSGCNTKMATDDPFTLTRVPFQSGLGNGHARIPLSKLDECVEEGEEESDGESPQELVTLSSQEKISTVSKLSMSLKGTMLGEKCPQSHQKHSGGKAENGYFANSSSGHRSASEQLPASVSFVKLADMTEDEWTLFLEKFQELLYPAFAKRKSITLGQKQRQRLGTSCQF, from the exons ATGTCTCGGAAGCTAGAGAGTCCTGTTCAGACTCAGATGGCTGTTGCAGTGATAAGGAGCCCACTTAGCAGAGAGTACCATGGGAACCAGACGGTGGGAGTAGGAGGAGGGAGACAACCTGCTGGGAGGAGGCGAGTTTTCGTGCAGACCGAGAAGGGATGTGTACTTGGGATGGAATTGGATCGTAGTGACAATGCCCATACGGTCAAGCGGAGGTTGCAGATTGCCCTTAATGTCCCGATTGAAGAGAGCTCACTGACATTTGGGGATAAGGTCTTGAAGAATGACCTTAGCGCTGTTCGCAATGATTCTCCACTGCTTCTTACCAGGAATCTAATGCATAGGAGCTCATCGACGCCCTGCCTGTCACCATCCGGAAGGGATATCCAGCAAAGGGACAAGAGTGGTCCAATTGAGATATTGGGACAATCGAGCCACCTTGATAGAATGAAACATATGGTTAATGACATAAGTAAGGCCATCAAGATGGGAATAGATCCTGTTCCTGTTCATAGTGGTCTTGGAGGGGCTTACTATTTCCGGAACAGCAAGGGCGAGAGTGTTGCGATTGTGAAACCTACAGATGAGGAGCCTTTTGCCCCGAATAACCCAAAAGGATTTGTGGGAAAAGCTCTTGGACAACCTGGTTTGAAACGGTCTGTTCGGGTTGGGGAGACAGGGTTCAGGGAAGTTGCAGCGTATCTTCTTGACTACGACCATTTTGCTAATGTGCCTCCTACAGCGTTGGTTAAGGTTACTCACTCGATCTTCAATGTCAATGATGAGGTCAATGGGAACAA TCTTGCCAGCAGTTCATACCCCATGATTTTGATGCGAGTGATCATGGGACATCTAGCTTCCCTGTTGCATCTGTGCATCGTATCGGGATATTAGACATTAGGATTCTTAACACGGATAGGCATGCTGGAAATTTGTTAGTTCGGAAACTAGATAGCACTGGTGCTTTTGGTGAAGTGGAGTTGATTCCCATTGATCATGGGCTTTGCCTTCCAGAAACCTTGGAGGACCCTTACTTTGAATGGATTCATTGGCCACAGGCTTCAATTCCATTCTCCGAGGATGAGCTTGCTTACATTGAAAATCTTGATCCTGTCCGAGATTGTGACATGCTACAAATGGAGCTACCAATGATTCGAGAGGCTTGTCTGAGAGTATTAGTGCTCTGCACCATATTCCTCAAGGAGGCTGCTGCGTATGGTCTCTGTCTCGCTGAGATCGGTGAGATGATGACCCGGGAGTTCCGCAGGGGTGAGGAGGAACCCAGTGAGCTCGAGGTGGTTTGTTTGGAGGCGAGGAAATTGTTGGCAGAAACTGAGGAACTATCTCCTCGTAGTGAGCCAGGTGACATCGAATTCCAGTTTGACATAGATTATGATGAAGATGGGTCAGGTTGCAACACAAAGATGGCAACAGATGATCCCTTTACTCTTACTAGAGTGCCTTTTCAATCTGGACTCGGAAATGGGCATGCACGCATCCCACTTTCAAAGCTTGATGAGTGCGTCGAGGAAGGAGAGGAGGAAAGTGATGGAGAATCTCCTCAGGAATTAGTCACTCTTTCTTCTCAGGAAAAGATCTCAACTGTTTCAAAACTCTCCATGTCACTGAAAGGTACCATGCTAGGCGAGAAATGCCCCCAGAGTCACCAGAAGCATTCTGGAGGGAAAGCCGAAAATGGGTATTTTGCAAATTCATCATCCGGTCATAGGAGTGCCAGCGAGCAGCTTCCTGCGAGTGTTAGCTTTGTGAAGCTTGCGGATATGACCGAGGATGAATGGACATTGTTTCTGGAGAAGTTTCAAGAGCTGCTGTATCCGGCATTTGCGAAGAGGAAGTCGATAACCTTAGGTCAGAAGCAGAGGCAGAGGCTCGGTACTTCGTGCCAGTTTTGA